In Tenebrio molitor chromosome 8, icTenMoli1.1, whole genome shotgun sequence, a genomic segment contains:
- the LOC138137231 gene encoding uncharacterized protein isoform X1, with the protein MNQVKLWLIVNCGLISSTQATSSRKMDNDPSGAYLLPVQPPYGLHPSCYNNEGVNPPHFCSVPPPPKADIQAVVEANPILAALVLSSSLHLHPKIPGHNHNDHLPLNPYLALLLSHYGKYSPVFGKGRGLYGYVAANNYHNNKPFGAYKIYEDGDG; encoded by the exons ATGAATCAA GTCAAGCTGTGGCTAATCGTCAACTGCGGACTGATCTCCTCCACACAAGCCACCTCCTCCAGAAAGATGGACAACGACCCCTCCGGCGCTTACCTCCTCCCGGTCCAGCCGCCGTACGGCCTCCACCCCAGCTGCTACAACAACGAGG GTGTGAACCCGCCACACTTCTGTTCGGTGCCGCCGCCCCCGAAAGCCGACATCCAGGCGGTCGTCGAGGCCAATCCGATTCTGGCGGCGCTTGTTCTGAGCTCGTCGCTGCACTTGCATCCCAAGATTCCCGGGCACAATCACAACGATCATTTACCCCTCAATCCGTACCTGGCGCTGCTGTTGTCCCATTACGGGAAGTACTCGCCGGTGTTCGGGAAGGGGAGGGGGTTGTACGGGTACGTCGCCGCCAACAACTACCACAACAACAAACCCTTCGGGGCGTACAAGATATACGAGGATGGCGACGGGTGA
- the LOC138137231 gene encoding uncharacterized protein isoform X2: MDNDPSGAYLLPVQPPYGLHPSCYNNEGVNPPHFCSVPPPPKADIQAVVEANPILAALVLSSSLHLHPKIPGHNHNDHLPLNPYLALLLSHYGKYSPVFGKGRGLYGYVAANNYHNNKPFGAYKIYEDGDG, encoded by the exons ATGGACAACGACCCCTCCGGCGCTTACCTCCTCCCGGTCCAGCCGCCGTACGGCCTCCACCCCAGCTGCTACAACAACGAGG GTGTGAACCCGCCACACTTCTGTTCGGTGCCGCCGCCCCCGAAAGCCGACATCCAGGCGGTCGTCGAGGCCAATCCGATTCTGGCGGCGCTTGTTCTGAGCTCGTCGCTGCACTTGCATCCCAAGATTCCCGGGCACAATCACAACGATCATTTACCCCTCAATCCGTACCTGGCGCTGCTGTTGTCCCATTACGGGAAGTACTCGCCGGTGTTCGGGAAGGGGAGGGGGTTGTACGGGTACGTCGCCGCCAACAACTACCACAACAACAAACCCTTCGGGGCGTACAAGATATACGAGGATGGCGACGGGTGA